A portion of the Colius striatus isolate bColStr4 chromosome 1, bColStr4.1.hap1, whole genome shotgun sequence genome contains these proteins:
- the LOC104553413 gene encoding putative protein FAM172B isoform X2 has translation MTTDFTGDHTWLQMHQESRFRKLIESSEYQEELKYDFNVKGELRHLDTNESFVFSYYKNAYEQNHKRYQVLVHLITQYVYELLERVCMLQKVYIPTGAKDDEPRSFFFMSENALSSSSLIVLLQDRGVFRAGQWGQRTTVKEGLVHGTQIPFIKMALQSHRGVIVLNPNDNFVALKTENERLSFPTREGALTSMESVWWMPKRGSSSPEEHTIYVWDHFISKSAVENVAFIAHGYGGLVFVDLLVHRKWEVMNKVYSVAFIDSMHNTQHQSGSDPQVQEWLQKYCREWVSNSKPLDKAVGSVVKVNCPTVSAGTEKHGLAPSCCLHAIFKYLKSMLKAKVAIAFRRSPVATRSSTNKKRGNK, from the exons ATGACGACAGATTTTACAGGAGATCATACG TGGTTACAAATGCACCAGGAATCAAGATTCAGGAAACTAATAGAAAGTTCAGAGTATCAAGAGGAACTGAAGTATGACTTCAACGTAAAAGGGGAACTGAGGCATCTGGATACAAATGAGtcctttgttttcagttatTACAAGAATGCATATGAGCAGAATCATAAACGCTATCAAGTTTTGGTACATTTGATTACCCAGTATGTTTATGAGCTCCTGGAAAGAGTCTGCATGCTACAGAAAGTTTATATTCCTACTGGTGCTAAAGATGATGAGCCAAGAAGCTTCTTTTTCATGAGTGAAAATGCATTAAGTTCCTCTAGCCTGATTGTCCTCCTGCAAGACCGTGGAGTTTTCCGTGCTGGACAATGGGGACAAAGAACTACTGTCAAGGAGGGCCTAGTGCATGGAACACAAATACCATTCATCAAAATGGCCCTTCAAAGCCACAGGGGAGTGATTGTACTGAATCCTAATGACAACTTTGTTGCTCTGAAGACTGAAAATGAGAGGTTAAGCTTTCCTACCAGGGAAGGAGCATTGACTTCTATGGAGTCTGTCTGGTGGATGCCCAaaaggggcagcagcagccccgagGAGCATACCATCTATGTATGGGATCATTTCATTTCTAAGAGTGCAGTTGAGAATGTGGCCTTCATTGCCCACGGCTATGGCGGCTTGGTGTTTGTTGATCTGCTGGTGCACAGAAAATGGGAGGTGATGAATAAAGTCTACTCTGTGGCATTCATTGACTCCATGCACAACACACAGCACCAGAGTGGAAGCGACCCGCAAGTACAGGAATGGTTACAGAAATACTGCCGTGAATGGGTGTCGAACAGTAAGCCTCTAGATAAAGCTGTGGGCTCTGTTGTTAAAGTGAATTGCCCTACTGTCTCTGCTGGAACGGAGAAGCATGGTTTGGCACCTTCCTGCTGCTTACATGCCATCTTTAAGTACCTAAAGAGCATGCTCAAAGCCAAGGTTGCAATAGCCTTTAGGCGTTCACCTGTTGCAACCAGAAGCAGCACGAATAAGAAGAGAGGCAATAAATAA
- the TXNL4B gene encoding thioredoxin-like protein 4B: protein MSFLLPKLTCKKEVDQAIKTVAEKVLVLRFGRDNDAVCLQLDDILAKTAHDLSKMAVIYLVDVNKVPVYTQYFDISYIPSTVFFFNGQHMKVDYGSPDHTKFVGSFKTKQDFIDLIEVIYRGAMRGKLIVRSPIDPKNIPKYDLLYQGI from the exons ATGAGTTTCCTGCTGCCTAAACTGACCTGTAAGAAGGAAGTGGATCAGGCAATAAAAACCGTGGCCGAGAAGGTCTTGGTTCTCCGGTTTGGAAGAGATAACGATGCTGTTTGTCTGCAGCTTGATGATATT CTTGCAAAGACAGCCCACGACCTAAGTAAAATGGCAGTCATTTACCTGGTAGATGTGAACAAGGTTCCAGTGTATACCCAGTATTTTGACATCAGTTATATTCCATCTactgtgtttttcttcaatGGACAACATATGAAGGTTGATTATGG GTCTCCAGACCACACCAAATTTGTAGGAAgcttcaaaacaaagcaagactTTATAGATCTGATTGAAGTGATTTACCGTGGAGCAATGCGTGGAAAGCTCATTGTCAGAAGTCCTATTGATCCCAAAAACATTCCTAAATATGACCTTCTCTACCAAGGAATTTAA
- the TRMT10C gene encoding tRNA methyltransferase 10 homolog C, which translates to MQSANMLLKKIVKSSVLPFAAQHGVKKDLFPLSRALSLSLCLKQDKPCNPSEKLDLDAWKKVMRSGLQEEASETVPDHKELSTLAAAREILSMWRLAGRAVPENISDEQLKTFMECPSKSAKKKYLKFLHIKEIQKKNDKRKLDEKRERRLEAQEQASETEETKRNSLICLWSRSMDRAYNWRVAQSMIFGQPLVFDMSYEKEMSTREVTNTVRQVVLSESCNRRSVDPFHLHFCNLKDDSLYHKEFLKHYREAWGKLLVTVTDQCYTEIFPKDKLIYLTADSPKVMKTYDHNKIYIIGSMVDRSIKTGVSLARAKRLGLETAALPLEKYLLWNTGAKNLTLDQMMHILLTLKDTGDWKKALEYVPKRKYCGFVNKPVNELKKTLSLMNTLKLGKRRDEVPKQLAKNYYKKQMQK; encoded by the coding sequence ATGCAGTCTGCTAATATGCTTCTGAAGAAAATTGTAAAAAGTTCTGTCCTTCCATTTGCCGCACAACATGGGGTGAAAAAGGATTTGTTTCCGCTCAGTAGAGCTCTGAGTTTATCACTTTGCTTGAAGCAAGACAAGCCATGCAATCCCTCAGAAAAACTAGATTTAGATGCATGGAAGAAGGTAATGAGGTCTGGGTTGCAAGAAGAAGCCAGTGAGACAGTCCCTGACCATAAGGAGCTTTCCACTTTGGCTGCTGCACGTGAGATTTTGTCGATGTGGAGACTAGCTGGCAGAGCGGTTCCAGAAAACATCAGTGATGAACAGCTAAAAACCTTCATGGAATGTCCTTCCAAGTCAGCCaaaaagaagtatttaaaatttttGCACATCaaagaaattcagaagaaaaatgacaaaagaaagctggatgagaaaagggaaaggaggctGGAAGCACAAGAGCAAGCTTCAGAAACTGAGGAGACCAAAAGGAATTCATTGATATGTTTGTGGTCCAGGTCTATGGATAGAGCATACAACTGGAGGGTTGCTCAGTCTATGATCTTTGGCCAACCTCTAGTATTTGACATGTCTTATGAAAAAGAGATGTCCACCCGGGAAGTCACAAATACGGTGAGACAGGTGGTGTTGAGTGAAAGCTGCAATCGAAGATCTGTGGATCCGTTCCACCTCCATTTCTGTAACTTGAAAGACGATAGCCTCTATCATAAGGAATTTCTCAAGCATTACAGGGAGGCGTGGGGCAAATTGCTTGTCACTGTGACAGACCAGTGCTACACAGAGATCTTTCCAAAGGATAAGCTTATCTATCTAACTGCTGATTCTCCCAAAGTGATGAAAACGTACGATCACAACAAAATCTATATTATCGGGTCGATGGTTGACAGGAGCATAAAAACAGGAGTTTCTTTAGCACGGGCAAAGCGATTGGGGCTGGAGACTGCGGCCCTTCCGTTGGAGAAGTACTTGCTTTGGAATACTGGTGCCAAAAACCTCACGCTGGATCAAATGATGCATATTTTATTAACCTTGAAAGACACTGGAGACTGGAAGAAGGCTCTGGAATATGTTCCAAAAAGGAAATATTGTGGTTTTGTAAACAAGCCTGtaaatgaactgaaaaaaaccttaagCCTGATGAACACACTTAAACTTGGAAAGAGACGGGATGAAGTACCAAAGCAATTGGCTAAGAACTACTATAAGAAGCAAATGCAGAAGTAG
- the LOC104553413 gene encoding putative protein FAM172B isoform X1 translates to MASEILLQPKRRQRMRNCLGSQKRFPSTMTTDFTGDHTWLQMHQESRFRKLIESSEYQEELKYDFNVKGELRHLDTNESFVFSYYKNAYEQNHKRYQVLVHLITQYVYELLERVCMLQKVYIPTGAKDDEPRSFFFMSENALSSSSLIVLLQDRGVFRAGQWGQRTTVKEGLVHGTQIPFIKMALQSHRGVIVLNPNDNFVALKTENERLSFPTREGALTSMESVWWMPKRGSSSPEEHTIYVWDHFISKSAVENVAFIAHGYGGLVFVDLLVHRKWEVMNKVYSVAFIDSMHNTQHQSGSDPQVQEWLQKYCREWVSNSKPLDKAVGSVVKVNCPTVSAGTEKHGLAPSCCLHAIFKYLKSMLKAKVAIAFRRSPVATRSSTNKKRGNK, encoded by the exons ATGGCCTCGGAAATTCTCCTACAGCCCAAGAGGCGACAAAGaatg aGAAATTGTCTGGGATCTCAGAAAAGATTTCCATCTACGATGACGACAGATTTTACAGGAGATCATACG TGGTTACAAATGCACCAGGAATCAAGATTCAGGAAACTAATAGAAAGTTCAGAGTATCAAGAGGAACTGAAGTATGACTTCAACGTAAAAGGGGAACTGAGGCATCTGGATACAAATGAGtcctttgttttcagttatTACAAGAATGCATATGAGCAGAATCATAAACGCTATCAAGTTTTGGTACATTTGATTACCCAGTATGTTTATGAGCTCCTGGAAAGAGTCTGCATGCTACAGAAAGTTTATATTCCTACTGGTGCTAAAGATGATGAGCCAAGAAGCTTCTTTTTCATGAGTGAAAATGCATTAAGTTCCTCTAGCCTGATTGTCCTCCTGCAAGACCGTGGAGTTTTCCGTGCTGGACAATGGGGACAAAGAACTACTGTCAAGGAGGGCCTAGTGCATGGAACACAAATACCATTCATCAAAATGGCCCTTCAAAGCCACAGGGGAGTGATTGTACTGAATCCTAATGACAACTTTGTTGCTCTGAAGACTGAAAATGAGAGGTTAAGCTTTCCTACCAGGGAAGGAGCATTGACTTCTATGGAGTCTGTCTGGTGGATGCCCAaaaggggcagcagcagccccgagGAGCATACCATCTATGTATGGGATCATTTCATTTCTAAGAGTGCAGTTGAGAATGTGGCCTTCATTGCCCACGGCTATGGCGGCTTGGTGTTTGTTGATCTGCTGGTGCACAGAAAATGGGAGGTGATGAATAAAGTCTACTCTGTGGCATTCATTGACTCCATGCACAACACACAGCACCAGAGTGGAAGCGACCCGCAAGTACAGGAATGGTTACAGAAATACTGCCGTGAATGGGTGTCGAACAGTAAGCCTCTAGATAAAGCTGTGGGCTCTGTTGTTAAAGTGAATTGCCCTACTGTCTCTGCTGGAACGGAGAAGCATGGTTTGGCACCTTCCTGCTGCTTACATGCCATCTTTAAGTACCTAAAGAGCATGCTCAAAGCCAAGGTTGCAATAGCCTTTAGGCGTTCACCTGTTGCAACCAGAAGCAGCACGAATAAGAAGAGAGGCAATAAATAA